The Apus apus isolate bApuApu2 chromosome 1, bApuApu2.pri.cur, whole genome shotgun sequence nucleotide sequence TAAGGTATGTTTGTTGTGACTTTGAGGTCTTTGTATAACCACTatattgtaaataaataaaaaaaaagtaatggcAAAAATGATAAGGCTGTACAATGGCATTATGCCTGATAACTGGAAAAAAGTCATTCCCTTGTCCTATTTGCAGACTGTTCCGAAGctcttaaaatgttcttttgttGCTGTCAGTATGTTCAGGGGAAAACATAGGTTCTGTGTAGCACAAAGACTCAGACAAAGAATTAAGAGAGCCATGTCTTCCTGTGTCCATCTGCTGGTCTGGATGGGTGGTCCATTACTTGAGCTTTTGGCAAAACTGTACGTAGGTGACGAGCATCTTGGCCTAGCCAGAGGACTTAACGAAATAATGAATCACAGGGTCCAGGGTCACTAAGGACTTCCCTTTTATTTGTTGAAATAACCTGTAGTCAGAATTGCTGAGCCTAATGTTACAAACTCAGATGTCCTTGTGACCAAGCAGTCCCTTCTGCTGCCAGTAAACTTGGCCAAATACGGGCTAACTCAGACTAATCCGCTGCTGCTTACTCTGCCAATAAGTGAAAGTCACAAACAGTTAATCTGGTGAGGTATTTCACTCATGGAGGCTTTGTATTTTTGATTCAATTAGTTTAAAATATAGAGGTCTCTCCCGTTCCATGTTCAACTAATTCACTTGAAGATTTGCCCCCAATCTTAAGAAATACCATTGCCTAAATGCCTATCTGGAGCCCAGTGACCCCTCTTCAAAGGTCACTGTGACTCATGTAGTACAGGGTGAAACTTGTTTTTTAGCTGAGGATTGTAGCTTGCAAAATAACTATGTGCTTATCAGTGTGATATGAAAACATGAatgaaaggggagaaaagaacTGCAGGCAGTAGCAAGTACTTTAGCCCAACCTGTTAAGTTTTGAACTAGGGAATGGAAATCAGACCTTGTTTCTCCATGAAAGGATCCCTAACTTTATCTTAGACTCCATTACTGTAATAACTGAACACTTTGAAAATAGTGAGCCAGAAAGAGCTTGACCAACAAAGTCAACAGCTTGCCAAAAAATACAGTGTGGGAGTTCCCTTGTGTAAAGCAAAAGCTCTGCATGTGCCTGTGgtaaaacaagacaaaataacAGACTTTCTTAATGTTTGGTAGTTAGTATCTGTGGATATAGCAGTTTTACTAGGTTTCACAATAGGAACAGGCTAGCATTACCTTCTTCCTAGACACAAAATAGCTGTGATCATTGACAATGTGTGTTTCTGTAACTGCCAGTGTTGCAGTCTTGAAGCCTAactcttctttcagcttcacTGTTGTCTAGGATAAGCACAATTCCTGCAGTGGCAATAAACACGTACGTAGGCTCAGCCCCTCCAGTCATTGATGTTGTAACACTTGCTAGACAGTTTTGCATTGTACAGTCTTGAGTCCTAAATTAATGCTGCCTAGCTTCCTTATGCAGTATGTGGGCAAGGGACACTAAAAGGGGCCATCTAGAGAGAATCTGCATGAAAAATAGGAATTAAGTTGTTGTCAGACTCTGGCCAGCGATGCACACTTTAACTTTTGCTTAGGATCCTCAGCTATGAACTATATCAAATGATGGGTAGCTGTCTGGTTTTCCAAGCGGGACTGTTGGTAGCCCAGATCAGTGGTTTGTCTAAACTTTACTGAGAGAGAAGCTGATTAAGAAACGTGTTGGGTATTTCTCTTGCATGCAttgtttttcctgcaaaatCAGAGCACAACTGTGTTCAAATTCTGCTGGTAAGATATGGTATGCTGTCTCAGGATATCCTAAGATTTCTTTGAGAATGGGATGTAAGGAGGCAGAGGGATTGGTGGACAGCTTTGTATGTAACTGATGAAAGAGACTTGGCAGGGACTTAAAGGGAAGCAGATTTGAGGAGCCTGAGTCAGTGTTAAGTTTGAAACACACAAAGGTGTTTAGGTGCTGTGTGaagttttttaaacttcagataAAGGTAGGAAGAATAAAATACTCCAAAAAAGAGGAAGGTTCTATTGCAGTAGCTGACTTACCTACTGGAGTTACTTAGCATGGTTGTACCTTATGGAAGGCTTCACCTGAGTCCCCCTCTTGTGAAAGGTTGCTGGTGCACAGGAGATGCTATCAACTCCTTCATTCTCTGACAAACTTCTACTGTCCTGGGGATGGGGTTTGTAATGTCATTTCTTACTTTTTCCTCTCACAACAGACACGCAATCCCTAGGTGTTCAGTCTTGACGCTGTGTATTTTTGTTGAGGTAGGCTTAGTGTCTCTCCAGAGAATTGCTTTACAACTACTATAAAAGAGAGATCTGAATgcaacaaattaaaagaaactgcACATGGTATCAAGTCTCCATGTCAAAAATCTGTCGTTCAGTCtgcaagaacaggaaaaagaggGAACTGAATTGCAGGAGATCTGAGTCACTTCATTGTGTGTCCCTAAAGCCTGAGCACGTTCAGAGTAATTTGCTCATGACAGGACAGAAATTGCATAAGGAGAGGCTGTATGGAGAGGAGTGACCAGCTAAATACAGGCTCAAGCTGAGGGTGGTGAGCAGTCATCTCTGACCTACTAAAAGTGTAAAGCTGCATTGACATGACTTTCTCCTTTATTCTGCTTCCCACTAATACTGCCCTTCAGGTTGCTCACAACAGACCTTCCCAGGGATTTATACAGCAGCTGACCCAGCTCAGACTGGTGCTTCACAATGTGGGAGTATCAGGAGTATCAATTATCGTATGAGTTAATTTATCAGTTACATTGGGACGATGAGTGAGGAGAGAAATAGAGGaactgtttctgaaaactgGGGACGTGGCTAGAAGAATCAGTAACACTTCAGCTAAAGAAATGCTCTTGttttggagtaaaaaaaaaaaaaaaaagatgtttctgttCACCTCAATAGTATCTAGTGCTGAGTTCATGTGTTACCAGGAATCTGATAGTGGTACCATTACAGATCTTTGTCCTCGCCTGTCCCTAAATTAGGTACTCATAATTGCTTTTGATGCAGGAGTTTTTCCCCACCTCTTTATATCTGTTAGGATAGTCACCAATCTTAGTCTGAAAATAACTTAACTTTGCCAACAAAGTCCGCACAATGCTGCTCAgtccttcaattttttttttcatcaggcATCTTTCTGGGAGAGCTTTCCCAAACttctttcactatttttttttttccctgaattgCTTTGAAAAGATCCATAGCTATTTTCTTCTCACAAAGGGATGAGCATAATGGAGCTGTAATATATTCCACTCTTCCAACTTAGATTTTACATTAACCAAGAGAGAAACTTGGAGGCAGGTCAGTTTGATCACATTGCCTGGATGTTTCACAGGGATCATGTGTATGTTTTACCCTAAACAACATTTCTGTTGTAATTGGTCTAAGAAGGGTGTAAAGGTTGGTACTTCTCTCCTGCACAcgttttgtttgttgtttttttactttctttagaACAAGCACTGGTTAATTCGGCAAGCAAAGACTCCAATGACTAACTCTTCGATACAGTTTCTTGATGATGCTTATAGAAAGAGGTAAGAATTTTTGTTATTGCTTAAGATTTCTACTGACAACTtctaatgtttttgttttgtttctttttttaaagagaagtagtaatttttaaagggTTGAAACAAGTCAGACAAGAGATGTCTAATTACCTGGAATAGTTCATCTGTCTTGGCAAACCTGactttctgtttactttttgcAAAGAAACTTGTCATTGattttagaagtattttgcCCCCAAATGCTGCCATCCTTTATCATAAAAGAGACCAGTCATGTTCAGTGTCTCTactgtttctctttcagtgcacaacaggttttctttaaaaagaaggcAGTCACTTGTGTCAGCAGCAAACCCCATGACAAAGGAAAGAATAACTTGTAGGTGTTCAAGGCTTTAGATACATTGCAATAATGGACCCTGATATTACATGAGTAATACAAAACAGCTAATGTAGTTTTCAAGCAGAAAAGATCCTGTAGAGACAATTAAATTCATGGcaattttgtatttcaatattaaaaaCTGCATATAAAGAGCTAATAACAAGCAAGCTTGCAGGAGATAACCCTGACTCTTTGCCACTGTGTTGCTTCAGAGTTGCTCTTGACTGTCTCCAGATAAGAGCTAATCGGTGTTTTGACATCTTCCTCAAAATTAAATCAACAAGAACTGAAGACAAACAGCCTATTTCTATCTTAAATTGCAGCCTCAAAGTACAGTGTATTAATCAGTGAAGGTTGCTTTCAGAAAATCTGCAAGCCAAACAATCCACTTACAACCCACGTGCAGTTGACTTGAAGCAGAATACAAATGTCCTACCTGCAATCAGAATTACTCTAAATTTTTCATACtctaaaattaattactttacCTGTATAGGTGGCAAACTCTGCTGTCAGTAGATGACCTGGTAGAGAAACTAGTGAAGAAACTGGAACTGAATGGAGAACTGGACAACACATACATCTTTTACACATCAGACAATGGCTTCCACACTGGTAACATATTCACTGCTTACTGAACTTTTGTAGAAAATCCAGGAGTCACATAGTATTTCACTCTTGTGACCACCCCAGAAAATGGAAAGAGCAGCTGTGGAAAATTGTAGACATGAGAAGTACTGATTGAAGTTGCAAAGCAATCTGAAGTTGCAGTGTGGGATGCTTGGggattttattgtttattttttgtttggttgggggtTTTAGCATTAATCTCTACCACTGTATCCTGGTACACATAAAATTGGGACAAAAATGGAGGAAAGGTCTCTGTTGTGGAGGAAGAGTTGCCATGAGAGATAGCCAGTAAAGACCTGTCTGTATCATCTTGTACAGCTAAAAATGCAGTATCTAAGCTGTTAACATTTGTAAGGTACAGCTTATACAATTCCTATCCTCCACGTTGTTAATGTAGTTAAGAACCTGTTCTGACTTCTTAAAATTGGCTGCTGGGAAATTGTGTAACACAAGACTCCTAAAACTTAAAACCAGAAGCCACTtaactttttccattttctattgCATAGGCCAGTTTTCTTTGCCAATAGACAAACGGCAGCTCTATGAGTTTGATATCAAAGTTCCATTGCTAGTTCGAGGACCGGGGATAAAACCGAATCAGACAAACAAGGTAAGAAAGAAGTGAAATAAGAGAGCGGGTGTACTTTTAATATTGCTTCAGTTATCAGCTTTAGGTAATAATTTATCCTCCTGCAGATATGTATGTatcaatgaaacaaaatatatgCCATGGTAGGAAGTGCCAAGACCTCATTCTGAAAAGCTGCTCTTGCTTGAATCAGTAAGTTTAAGTAATTGCAGGCTACAAAAGGAAATGAAGTGTGAAGCTCACTTTCCAAAGACCCTACCATTACTTGTGGATGTTACAGGGTCTGTTATAAAGATGAATTCAGTAGTGTTGTGGAGTACCTAAAATTACAAGtacttaaaatacagaagtctCATTATCACATCTGTTAGGTTCTGGTCTTCTGAAGTAAGTTTTCCTCACCCTGCAGATGCTTGTTGCAAATATTGATTTGGGTCCCACTATTCTGGATATCGCGGGGTACGACTTGAATAAGACCCAGATGGATGGGATGTCACTGTTGCCACTGTTGGTAAGTACATGGACAGGGATAGTAACTGGTAATTCTTGCAGGggttatttttcaaaatgaatgCCACTTCCTTTGTTAGACGGGGTCAACTCATAACCCACGCTCTTTCCTTGATGTCATTTTTGCATGGGATGTTACTGAAAAAAGTAGGTGTCTTGTTTAAATGCAGATATATTTTCATAAGCCCCACAACTTGGTGGTTGTTTAGtaagcttttttgtgtgtgtgattctTCAGCTAATCCTGCTTGTTTGTAATAATTCCTGTTTTGAAGGCTGAATATTGTTTCCATCTTGCATCCTTTATCCCCTGAGGATTTCTCAGCATAGACATAGGAGAAAAGCAGACCTAAATCTTTGGTTTGCCTCAGTTTTTGGTTGAATTAGTGTTTCCCCCTAAACTCTGGAAAAGTGCATGTGGTTTCATAAAGTAAACCTCACCTTTGCAATAGGTGATCAGAATAAAGCTGCTTGCAGTtgatccttttatttttaattaaattcagtCTCTAAATTGAAGGCAGCTTACTTGGAAATGTAGGAGATCATCCAGATTTAAAGCAGAtttaagtgctttgcttttaaaaccttGTATCCAAACCTTAAGCTGTTCTCTAGGCAGAAGCAGGTAAAAAGCATCTACTTTAAATTCTAATGGAATCAAAACTGGGAAACATTGTTTTGTTGTATATGGAAAAGGGATCTTGTCTGTAGCACGGTAGTATCTGGCCATGTGGTTCCTATTTGGTATTACTGCATTATTCTTATTTATAAATGGAAGATAGTATTTTAAACCCTCACAAGATGATGTACTAATGGTATTTGAAGTTGGATCCTTGTCTGCCAGTTACACAAGACATTCTAACTTAAGGCTAAATATTATTTGAAGATTGACTCAAACTAGTCAGACCATGACTCAAACTGCCTTGTAAGCAGTGAGCAGTGTTAGTGTTACACCACGGATGTTTCATGGCGTAGTGGATACTAAGTCATGTTAACCTCTCCTCCTAGAGAGGAGACAAAAATGTGACATGGAGGTCAGACTTCTTGGTGGAGTATCAAGGAGAAGGATACAATGGCAGTGATCCTACCTGTCCTGGCCTAGGACCTGGAGTCACGGTAAGCAAGGCACGATCTGCTGATACTAGAAAATAGCTGCTGAATTAAACCTGTTTGTTTTATGGACTAACCTGGTGTTCTAAAAGTAAGCTCCCAGTGTCTTGGTAAGTACGAGCTAGCTCTGCAGGTCCTGTGCAGCATTTAAGAATCTAAGAGACATCCAGACATGTGGAACTGCTATGTCCATGTGATAATACAGAACACAGTCACCCTTTCAGTGGGAATCTACAGGGCCTCAGGGCTGGAGAAACACAGAGGAAGGTGTGAGCTTGGCAAAGTGGGTGGCAGTGACATGTTTTTCTAAACTTCCAGTGATCTTGTCACATGATTCTTACCTGTGACTATTAGTTAAGTTACTACTTCCCTAATCAAAGGAGGTTTGTTCTAAGTAAAGCTTCCCTTCGGCACTGTCTTCAGTAGTGTGTGTTGTGTTTATCTCTTCAGTGTATATATATTAGCTTCCCAGACAGAAATCGTGGTGATTTTAGTAATGACACGTTCTCAAATTAAGAAGAGCTCAGTTTTTGCTTAAAATCCCCAGAGCAGAGTTGTGTGTGTTAGACTAGGATCCTGGTGTTCACCCGTTAACTGCAGTTTTCTTGAGCTGGTATACACTTAAGGAAGAGAATTTCTagttcatctttttttcctgctttgaagTTTGTGTTCACTGCTCACTTCACAGCACTGCTTCCCAGACTGTGTCTGTGAAGATTCCTACAACAACACATATGCTTGTGTAAGGACGCTGTCAGCTTCCTGGGACCTGCAGTACTGTGAATTTGATGACCGGGAGGTAAGTTTCTGTCCAACTAGCAAATATCAACTGTTCATAACTGCCTGAGCAACTGTCTGCGCTCTTATCTGCTCCCAAGGTTTCCATAAAGTATTCTGAAGCATAGCTTCATGCTCACAGGATAAACAGTGAAGTATTTATCGACTGGTGGGAATGTTTAACCAAAACTCTGGTGGGgttctgggaaggaaaaaagaaggggtgggggtgggaagggagtgAGGAAGGGAGAGTAGCCTAAACTATGATTATCGCCTTTGGGTGTCACCTAACAGCTTCatgggcagctgtgctgggttcACTTCTCTGTGCTGAGTTCAATTCTCTGTCATACCCTGGTTCCCTGTGGCAGTCTTCTGTACCACAGATATTTTCTGCTACTCTGTGTCTCTGCTGTTCTTAGGTTCAGCTGTGACTCTTTTTCCTTGGGAAGAACAGAAATCCTAGACTATTTCTCTTCTATTGCTTACTTGTTTGCTGGGCAAAACAAATGTTTAACTGTGAGAAATGCCTCTAACCTGGGTATTAAGTGACATAATGTCCCCCCTTCAGAAACTGTTCATATCTCATCAGTGGAGCACTTGCTGTATGTGCAAAACTTGGTGCTCTACTTTCTGATAACTTATGATGAAGTGAAATGCAGCTTTATTCGTAAAAAAAGTAGACTCCAAAGTTGATTTGAGCATATACTTCATGTCAGTTTTGTCAGTAAAGATGTATGGCTGCAACTTTTTGGGTGACTCTGCTTACCTGGGTCAGCTAAATTAAGAGTAACAGTATTGGCAAGATGCAGCGATGTGGCTTTTAAAACCTTACAGTGaaccttaaaagaaaacttgcaaCCAAAGTCTGCCCAGGTGCATCTTTATCTAATTTAGACACAACCCAACCAGTTTTAATCACCATCATCTGCAGCCAGGCCTGCTATTCTAGCACAGACAAAACCCCAGGTGAATTCTTGTGATAGGTTTGACTAGTATTTATGCCACAGAATGGTGTAGAGATTCTGTCTACCAAAACACAAATCGGCCCTGAAATCCTCCATTAATAAAAAGACAGGCAGCTTACCCACGGTGTCTTCCTGTGATCTTACAGCCATAAGACAAGTTCCATTTATGTGGTAGAAAAAATCTGCAGTGTAGCAGGTGAGTACTTTAGGCAGAAGTAAAAGCCTTTCCAACTGGTGGCAAATCCTTGGCTTTATCTACATGCTGTCCAGTCTTTGACCACTTACATGGCTAAACACAGCTTACGTGTGGGGATGCTGCAGCGTAGCGGAAAGTTACATTTCAGGCTATATGCTACCATAAAGTGTTAATTAGCATTTAGGACTTAATACAGTGCaggaattttcttctgcaggtgTTTGTGGAAGTGTATAACTTGACTGCAGATCCGCACCAGATCAATAACATTGCTAAAACGATTGATCAAGAAATTCTGGAGAAGATGAACTATCGGCTGATGATGCTGCAGTCCTGTTCGGGGGCTACCTGCCGTACACCGGGTGTCTTCGATCCTGGGTAAACACTGCTTCAATTCATTGTTACAATACTTCTAAATAtaaccatttttaaaattgagCTTTTATAGAGGGTATTTATAATGGAATATCATATTACTGACACGCTGTTGTGTAATAGAGGTGCTTTCTTGATTCTGCTACTTCTTTACGTTAAATCTCTTTTAATTTACCTACCAAATGTAACTTGATGGTATCAATGGCACTACTTTAAGTCTCGTCAGCCATTGCTGTCTTAGAATAGCTGAACCTCACAGCAATGCTCAGTATCCATAGACAAGGGGCCTCAGGTTTGCCTGCAAACAAGGAAAAGCTCTGCAGGTTTCTGTATGTAGGCATTTCCCAAATACTTGATCTGTTTGTTCCTGGAGATGTTGTTAATGTTTCCTGCAGGACCTAAGCAGAATGTATTAGCCAGTTGTTGTAGGCAAACAGCAATTCTTATGTCAAAATTCAGCTATGATTATTTGGACTGAAGCTGTTTTTAAGCACTATTTTAAATGCCCTTAAGTTGTGCTAATTCCGTTTGTAATTTGAGGCAGCAAAGCTTTCTGTTAGAATGCATCTCTCAGACACTTAGTGTCACACATGCCAATATGCTGTTGGTATGCTGCAGCTGTATTTATTTCCTTGGAGTCTGTCAGCTCCTTAATTGCATGGTTATAACGAATCTGTTGTAATGTGATGGGGGATTGTCCTTACTGCATACTGTTAAGAAAGCAGCTAGTGATATAACCTTATACCAGAGCTATTCTAGAAATGAGCTGTTTCCAGAGGCAGTGGTCACTGCTGTAGCTGACACAGACTCTCTTCCTTCCTGTAGGTACAGGTTTGACCCACGGCTCATGTTCAACAATCACGGCGTTCGAGCTCGGAGGTTTTCTGCACAGTCCTTGTAAGGCACTTAAGAGCCTCTTGCAATCAGCTCCCACTGACCAGTTTCTCCAGTGACTGCAGGTCTGTCTCTGTAACTCTTGCTGATCACAGCTGGAAGACTTCATGGGCTTTTCAAACCCTGTTTGGAAGAAAACCCCTTGTCTTTAGCTGGTTGCCTTGTGCaatatgtatattttacagCTGAACTGTAACTGAATCGTTAGACACAGCTAATCTGTCTTGCTCAGATAGTTGATTACCACCTTTGTCTTTCAAGTACCTTTTCATATCACAGACACAGAGGTGAACCTATATCTATGAATCTGAACAGTTTATTTTGttctaaaaattaataaacGTGTATTTGGGTCAGGTTAGATGGGCAGGTGCTATTGCACAGTAATGCTCACCCATATTCAGTGTCAGAGTGTCATTTCTTAAAAAGTATAATGTTTAAGTATAGGTTTCCTGTATCAAGCTCAAAGCTGTTAATGACAATAGCAAACTAGCCCAGAATAGCGTAGGAAGGCATGAGTCAAAACTGTAGGATCTGACTAGCAAGTGTCTTGTGCAGAATTAAAATCCACATGCTAAATATTCTCCTTCAACAAGACCACTTCAAATGAGACCAGTGAATTTTGTAGGACAGCTTTGGTAGCTTGCAAACAAGAACGTAAGGTCACAACCTCCTGCTAGTTTGAAAGGCTGGAATGGGTTACTACATACTACTGAAAAAACTCCTAGGAGTTTAATATAGGCTTCCTAGTGAGTTAAACAAGAGTATTGAGACTAACAAGTATTCAGAAAAGTGTGCCTGTGTTTTGAGCTAACTTCTAAGTCTGTTTTAATACATGAACAGAagtaatactaaaaaaaatacctaaaaaaaccccaaaaacctgCCAGGGCACCACAATAGAGTTGATCTGTCTCTAAGCTCCAAACGTCTTGAATTGTGTAACATCTTATGTTTATTAGATTTTTTGAAGGTAAGTCACTTTGAGAGCAAACTAgcaaaaaataagtaaatgatTGCTCACTAGAAGTTAGGTTAGGAGGGCTGTTTTAGGCAGTTTAAGTGCTTCTTAGAGTGTTGCTTTTTGGATGAGACATAACTACTGAGAACCTGCAGTAAGTGGCCTTCACACCAAAGGACTGTGTGTCAGATGTCTGGCTGCAGTACCTTATCACTTGGTTTCCCGTTGGAAGGGTGATGTGTTGTCTTTTCAACCTTCTGATTAGGCTTATCTGAATTGTAGCTATCACTTGCACCCAAACCTCTTTCTAAATCTTTAAAGATACCAAAGCTATGCTTGCTAACCCAAGTTAGCATATAACTTCTGTATAGCTTCATTGGCAAAACATTCTAGAAACACTGAGTTGTGTGTCTCTTGCAAGGCAAGTTCATGTTGCTCATGGGCAAGTAAACAGTGTTATCTGGCAAGATAATTGGTCCCTTGTCAAACAAACTCTGGCACAACTATTTAGTTTTCAGTTAGTTATTTCAGATCTTTTACCCAAACAGAGAGCATGATGATGTCAACTTCTGTCACATAAAACCTTCTAAGTAATCATTAAGTAGGCAACAACATATGGCTGGTTCAAAACTGTGAAGGTGCCCCAGGGCACAGATGCACGAACTGGATCCAAGCAGTGCTACAGTAAGATCAGTGGAACCTTCTCAGCTTTTCATTCTGAAGCACTGAAGTTGTCCTTCATGTAGCTTAGAGTTGCAAACTCCTGTGGCAGGCTACAGGTTAGATTTTACAGGGCTTTTGTATCAAATCTCATCTAACCCATGGTTTCAAGTCTCTGGAGTGACCAaatatttggaggaaaaaaaaaatcacttgagaGGTAACTtttcagctgcagcatctgTATAAATGCAGAGGGTTTTGGATATTCAGACTACTTACGTGCTTTCAGATACTCaggacttatttttttcctccactaaAACTGTAGCTTtatcctgttttattttgttgggtttttttgtttgtttctcaagCCTTAGTATTGCCTGTCAACATCCTCCAGGCTCTgctttgtctttaaaaacaaaaccaaagttgTTTTCAAGCTCTCAAGCATTTTTGTGCACATGAGCTAAACCTGAAGTTCATTTATGTAGTGTTTTGCTCAGATAATGTTAGAAACTTAGATTTGTTCTTTGTACAAACTTTATTTTGGTAGCTGTGTGGAGGCTAGTGTGAAATACATTGATTGCTGCACATTAAATCCTCAACAGTTCTATCGAATCCAGGTCGTATGTCAGGTTTTACTTCAGCTGTTTCTGTGCAAATAACATGTGTTATGTGGCTgcttaatagaaaaaaacaaacaactatgTTATAGGTACAGATGGAACACTGTCTTTTCTTAAAGTGATCTAGAGCCATAACAAGGAAATTATCTTTTGAATTATTTACTTCTTGCCTCATAACAAATACGAAAGTTGACAGAACTGATACAGATTGTTCAGTATGTGTGACCAGATGTTTTACTCCAATTAACACTTCTGTAAAGCATTTTGTAACTAGGCTCAATAACTTAGTTGCTGTCAGAGAACCACACTATGCCTGAAATCTGTCATAGGTAGTAGATgttgttttaaattgaaattcagaattaaattaGTCCTAAATTAATCAGAATAGGGGTTCAGGAAAATACCTGCTTCACTCGCGCTTTTGGTAAAGACTTAAGAACTGATCAGCAAAAGCATGTagttgaaagaagaaaaggagccAACAGCTGCCTGCCTTCCACTGCTTTTAGAGGAGTTTGTTGTCACTTGTCTGGTGACATTTCCATGAAACAGTTAATTCTGAGAATTTTTACAGCCTTGAATGAACAGTGTTAATTCTTATCcttgatgattaaaaaaaaacagaatgaagGAACTTTGATTCTTACCCAGAGCTAATTCCCAACTAAGtgattttaaaactaaatagtCTTCATGGATATTTCATTTCATACACCATATAACTGTGGCTGTACATGTACCTTGGCCATTGAAGGCATTTGGGTTAAATGAAAGGGCCTTACAGTACAGAGTTGGCTTTAagtaaaatgtgatttttatttcttattttaaaagtattatcAAAAACAGAGCTGTGAATTTTAATTATCTAATCTCATAAAGTAGATAACATACAGGgagaaatacaattaaaactTTATTACATTATCCTAAACCAAAAACCACTCAGTATCATCACTTCAGCATAAATGAACATAGCTATTACATGCTTACCCAGCACTGGGCTGCTTCATTTTGAGGAATAAAACTGTAATAGGGACACATAATATGCAAACACACACCCAAAGCAGGTATGATACCCTTTCAGTTTAAGGTTGATTCTAcaagataaatatatttcatcATAATGAAACAACTGTCATTTATTGTGATTCAATTATAATGAATTTGATttgtatttctctctctctctctctctgtatgTGAGCATACTTTGCTGTAGCATGTTTTGAGTGTACTTAACTTCTGCTGTTCTGAACATTGGTTTAGAAAGTGCCCTTCCGGAGGACCCTGTTCACTGCTGCacttttggggaaaagaaaaaaataaactgcctATCAAAATTTGCATCTTTCTGTTACTGAACTTCTGTTAAACCTTTCCACAGGATCAAGCTGTATGGCTGGGTCACACTTCTGTTCTGCTTGTTTGCCCTGCTACCTAACAGTGCCCACTGTTGAACCTTTATATGGTCACAGGGAACCTTACATACAGCTTCTAGCAAGACAAGACATGGCTTCTTTGCACTAGGAAGAAGCACTGAGGGGAAAGAGTAAGTGTATATGCAAGGTGTACTTGGTCAAATTTCCCTGGAAGCTGATGTAGTTGAACAGATGGAAAACTT carries:
- the GNS gene encoding N-acetylglucosamine-6-sulfatase encodes the protein MSPAAAARGLALAVLLVLSPAGAARQARRPNVVLILTDDQDVCLGGMTPLKKTNALIAQMGITFLNAYVPSALCCPSRASILTGKYPHNHHVVNNTLEGNCSSKLWQKIQEPHTFPALLKTMCGYQTFFAGKYLNEYGAEDAGGVGHVPPGWSFWYALEKNSKYYNYTLSVNGKARRHGENYSVDYLTDVLANMSLDFLEYKSNFEPFFMMVSTPAPHSPWTAAPQYTKSFQNVSAPRNSNFNIHGKNKHWLIRQAKTPMTNSSIQFLDDAYRKRWQTLLSVDDLVEKLVKKLELNGELDNTYIFYTSDNGFHTGQFSLPIDKRQLYEFDIKVPLLVRGPGIKPNQTNKMLVANIDLGPTILDIAGYDLNKTQMDGMSLLPLLRGDKNVTWRSDFLVEYQGEGYNGSDPTCPGLGPGVTHCFPDCVCEDSYNNTYACVRTLSASWDLQYCEFDDREVFVEVYNLTADPHQINNIAKTIDQEILEKMNYRLMMLQSCSGATCRTPGVFDPGYRFDPRLMFNNHGVRARRFSAQSL